From Nocardioides sp. HDW12B, the proteins below share one genomic window:
- a CDS encoding aminotransferase class IV, producing MAKGTHDHAGDPRNDDILIWVNGELKPRAEAVVSVFDSGFVLGDGVWEGLRVHDGHPAFLEKHLDRLFQGAQAILMDLGMTREEITRAIYDTIAANDMRDGVHIRLMSTRGVKSTPYQDPRVTVGPATVVVIAEHKEPMPATVTDGITLFTTHVRRATPDTLDPKLNAHSKLNDIQACIQAYTAGADEALMLDPHGFVATCNSTHFFVVLGTPDEPEVWTSDGRFCLGGITRGNVLDVCRAAGITARETTFSLTDVYSAQEAFVTGTFAGLVPVRTIDGRTIGSGTRGPVVERLQGLYADHVRADVAGRVAPGAAS from the coding sequence ATGGCCAAGGGCACGCACGACCACGCGGGTGACCCCCGCAACGACGACATCCTCATCTGGGTCAACGGCGAGCTGAAGCCGCGGGCGGAGGCGGTCGTGTCCGTCTTCGACTCGGGGTTCGTGCTCGGTGACGGGGTGTGGGAGGGCCTCCGGGTCCACGACGGGCACCCGGCGTTCCTCGAGAAGCACCTCGACCGGCTGTTCCAGGGCGCGCAGGCGATCCTCATGGACCTCGGGATGACGCGCGAGGAGATCACGCGGGCGATCTACGACACGATCGCGGCCAACGACATGCGCGACGGGGTGCACATCCGGCTGATGAGTACCCGGGGCGTGAAGTCCACGCCCTACCAGGACCCGCGGGTGACCGTCGGGCCCGCCACCGTGGTGGTCATCGCCGAGCACAAGGAGCCGATGCCGGCCACCGTGACCGACGGCATCACGCTGTTCACCACCCACGTCCGCCGTGCGACGCCGGACACCCTCGACCCCAAGCTCAACGCGCACAGCAAGCTCAACGACATCCAGGCCTGCATCCAGGCCTACACCGCCGGTGCCGACGAGGCGCTGATGCTCGACCCGCACGGCTTCGTCGCCACCTGCAACTCCACGCACTTCTTCGTGGTGCTCGGGACGCCGGACGAGCCGGAGGTGTGGACCTCCGACGGCCGCTTCTGCCTCGGCGGCATCACCCGCGGCAACGTGCTCGACGTGTGCCGGGCCGCGGGCATCACCGCGCGGGAGACGACGTTCAGCCTCACCGACGTCTACTCCGCGCAGGAGGCGTTCGTGACCGGCACCTTCGCCGGGCTGGTGCCGGTGCGCACCATCGACGGCCGCACCATCGGCTCGGGCACCCGCGGCCCGGTGGTCGAGCGCCTCCAGGGCCTGTACGCCGACCACGTCCGGGCCGACGTGGCGGGACGGGTGGCGCCCGGGGCGGCGTCGTGA
- a CDS encoding quinone-dependent dihydroorotate dehydrogenase, which yields MTAYDWAFRHAAVRVDAEKAHHAGFAAIRAARPALEPQGRRLRRDLTPVSAMGLTFHGRLGLAAGFDKNAAGVDALGGLGFSFVEIGTVTGRAQPGNDRPRLFRLPADGAILNRMGFNNEGAEAVAARLKLRAGSHATRPGRHRTGDLVLGVNIGKTKVVSEDQAAADHERSARLLAPYADYLVVNVSSPNTPGLRDLQAVDKLQPLLAATRAAADDVTSRRVPLLVKIAPDLADDDVLAVADLALAEGLDGIVATNTTIARDTLVTPADEVARLGAGGVSGAPLTERADHVTRLLRDRVGPELTLIGVGGISTPEDAVRRVRAGATLVQTYTGFVYGGPTWPARVQRALDQDLRGAGTPSGAAGSTSGDA from the coding sequence GTGACGGCGTACGACTGGGCCTTCCGCCACGCTGCCGTCCGGGTCGACGCCGAGAAGGCGCACCACGCCGGCTTCGCCGCCATCCGCGCCGCCCGTCCCGCGCTGGAGCCGCAGGGACGCCGGCTGCGGCGCGACCTGACGCCCGTGAGCGCGATGGGCCTCACCTTCCACGGCCGGCTCGGCCTGGCCGCCGGCTTCGACAAGAACGCCGCCGGCGTCGACGCGCTCGGGGGGCTGGGCTTCTCCTTCGTGGAGATCGGCACCGTCACCGGCCGTGCCCAGCCCGGCAACGACCGGCCGCGGCTGTTCCGCCTCCCCGCGGACGGCGCGATCCTCAACCGGATGGGCTTCAACAACGAGGGAGCAGAGGCCGTCGCGGCCCGGCTGAAGCTCCGGGCCGGCAGCCACGCGACCCGACCGGGTCGCCACCGCACCGGCGACCTCGTGCTCGGGGTGAACATCGGCAAGACCAAGGTCGTCAGCGAGGACCAGGCCGCCGCCGACCACGAGCGCAGCGCGCGTCTGCTGGCGCCGTACGCCGACTACCTGGTGGTCAACGTGTCCTCGCCGAACACGCCCGGCCTGCGTGACCTCCAGGCGGTGGACAAGCTGCAGCCGCTGCTGGCCGCGACACGGGCTGCGGCCGACGACGTGACGAGCCGGCGGGTGCCGCTGCTGGTCAAGATCGCGCCCGACCTCGCCGACGACGACGTGCTGGCGGTCGCCGACCTCGCGCTGGCCGAGGGGCTCGACGGCATCGTCGCCACCAACACGACCATCGCGCGCGACACACTCGTCACCCCCGCGGACGAGGTGGCCCGGCTCGGTGCGGGCGGGGTGAGCGGGGCGCCACTGACCGAGCGCGCCGACCACGTCACCCGGCTGCTGCGCGACCGGGTCGGGCCCGAGCTCACCCTGATCGGCGTCGGAGGCATCAGCACGCCCGAGGACGCCGTACGCCGCGTGCGGGCCGGCGCGACCCTGGTGCAGACCTACACTGGCTTCGTCTACGGCGGACCGACCTGGCCCGCCCGGGTCCAGCGCGCCCTCGACCAGGACCTACGAGGGGCCGGAACCCCATCCGGCGCGGCCGGATCGACGAGCGGAGACGCCTGA
- a CDS encoding M36 family metallopeptidase — MTTTLSRPARPSTRASRRPVAAGLAAASVAGLLAAGLAAVGPAEAKPAPGTRTGTGRVFMVNPVQSSGDQTLTDSDDAASAVPASAYAMAPLRNLDGSGYLRGRWVTVESATGTPAYSATGRYAYDRHQDQFEQVMGYFWVNQTQEYLQSLGFGSTLPGVLDEQFTVKINQYGGDNSYQTDKPYRIRLGKGGVDDAEDAEVIVHEYGHAVHADQVPGYGQSLDAGAIGESFGDYLAVTVGLAAAKQYGWPVRAEEACPMDWDASSYTAAPHCIRRFDRNLTLAERRNQVHYDGQIWSQALWEIRKGYAALGLTSRAWDTTLVLSQFDYAADTSFSAAAADTYRAALARDGKRAAALVKDRFAARGITF; from the coding sequence GTGACCACCACGCTGTCCCGTCCTGCTCGCCCGTCCACCCGGGCCTCGCGTCGTCCCGTGGCCGCCGGTCTGGCTGCCGCGTCCGTCGCCGGCCTGCTCGCCGCCGGCCTCGCCGCGGTCGGTCCGGCCGAGGCGAAGCCGGCCCCCGGCACGAGGACGGGCACCGGTCGGGTCTTCATGGTCAACCCGGTGCAGTCGAGCGGCGACCAGACCCTCACCGACTCCGACGACGCCGCGTCGGCCGTCCCCGCCTCGGCGTACGCGATGGCGCCGCTGCGCAACCTCGACGGCTCGGGCTACCTGCGCGGCCGGTGGGTCACCGTCGAGTCCGCCACGGGAACCCCCGCCTACTCGGCGACGGGTCGCTACGCCTACGACCGCCACCAGGACCAGTTCGAGCAGGTCATGGGCTACTTCTGGGTGAACCAGACCCAGGAGTACCTGCAGTCGCTGGGCTTCGGCTCCACCCTGCCGGGCGTCCTCGACGAGCAGTTCACCGTGAAGATCAACCAGTACGGCGGCGACAACAGCTACCAGACCGACAAGCCCTACCGGATCCGGCTCGGCAAGGGCGGGGTCGATGACGCCGAGGACGCGGAGGTCATCGTCCACGAGTACGGCCACGCCGTGCACGCCGACCAGGTGCCCGGCTACGGCCAGAGCCTCGACGCCGGTGCCATCGGCGAGTCCTTCGGCGACTACCTCGCGGTGACCGTGGGGCTGGCCGCGGCGAAGCAGTACGGCTGGCCGGTGCGGGCCGAGGAGGCGTGCCCGATGGACTGGGACGCGTCGTCCTACACCGCGGCGCCCCACTGCATCCGGCGCTTCGACCGCAACCTGACGCTGGCCGAGCGCCGCAACCAGGTCCACTACGACGGCCAGATCTGGAGCCAGGCGCTGTGGGAGATCCGCAAGGGCTACGCCGCCCTCGGCCTGACCAGCCGCGCCTGGGACACCACGCTCGTCCTCTCGCAGTTCGACTACGCCGCGGACACGTCGTTCTCGGCGGCGGCCGCCGACACCTACCGCGCCGCGCTGGCGCGTGACGGCAAGCGGGCGGCGGCGCTCGTCAAGGACCGCTTCGCCGCGCGAGGCATCACCTTCTGA
- the carA gene encoding glutamine-hydrolyzing carbamoyl-phosphate synthase small subunit, whose amino-acid sequence MNLRAPAMLVLEDGRTFHGEVYGAEGETFGEAVFNTGMTGYQETLTDPSYHRQVVVMTAPHVGNTGMNDDDPESRRIWVSGYVVRDPARVPSNWRSVRTLDEDLREQGVVGISGVDTRALTRHLRERGAMRVGISTTETDPARLLERVQASAEMTGASLAEEVTAPEAYVVAPTSAGTSGRPLRVAALDLGIKTNTPRMMAERGIEVHVLPSTATVEEVLAFAPDGVFASNGPGDPATADHTVATIRAVLEAGVPYFGICFGNQLFGRALGLGTFKLKYGHRGINQPVMDRTTGKVEVTAHNHGFAVAWPDGVPLDRPTTTPYGEASVSHVCLNDDVVEGLELRDADGTLTAFSVQYHPEAAAGPHDAAYLFDRFVDLMTEVEQRAQASVVETPTEVEQRAQASVVETPTEVEQRAQASVVETQEGSN is encoded by the coding sequence GTGAATCTGCGCGCGCCCGCGATGCTCGTCCTCGAGGACGGCCGGACCTTCCACGGGGAGGTCTACGGCGCCGAGGGGGAGACCTTCGGCGAGGCGGTCTTCAACACCGGCATGACCGGCTACCAGGAGACGCTCACCGACCCGTCGTACCACCGCCAGGTGGTCGTGATGACGGCTCCGCACGTCGGCAACACCGGCATGAACGACGACGACCCCGAGTCGCGCCGCATCTGGGTCAGCGGGTACGTCGTGCGCGACCCGGCCCGGGTGCCGAGCAACTGGCGCTCGGTGCGCACCCTCGACGAGGACCTGCGCGAGCAGGGCGTGGTCGGCATCAGCGGGGTCGACACCCGTGCGCTGACCCGCCACCTGCGTGAGCGCGGGGCGATGCGGGTCGGCATCTCCACCACCGAGACCGACCCCGCCCGGCTGCTCGAGCGCGTGCAGGCGTCCGCCGAGATGACCGGCGCCTCCCTGGCCGAGGAGGTCACGGCGCCCGAGGCCTACGTGGTCGCGCCGACCTCCGCCGGCACCTCGGGGCGTCCCCTGCGGGTCGCGGCCCTCGACCTCGGCATCAAGACCAACACCCCGCGGATGATGGCCGAGCGCGGCATCGAGGTGCACGTGCTGCCCAGCACCGCCACCGTCGAGGAGGTGCTCGCGTTCGCCCCCGACGGGGTGTTCGCCAGCAACGGCCCCGGTGACCCCGCCACCGCCGACCACACCGTGGCCACCATCCGGGCGGTGCTCGAGGCGGGTGTGCCCTACTTCGGCATCTGCTTCGGCAACCAGCTCTTCGGCCGGGCCCTGGGCCTGGGCACCTTCAAGCTGAAGTACGGCCACCGCGGCATCAACCAGCCAGTGATGGACCGCACCACCGGCAAGGTCGAGGTCACCGCCCACAACCACGGGTTCGCGGTCGCGTGGCCCGACGGCGTGCCGCTGGACCGGCCCACCACCACGCCGTACGGCGAGGCGAGCGTGAGCCACGTGTGCCTCAACGACGACGTCGTGGAGGGGCTCGAGCTGCGTGACGCCGACGGCACGCTGACGGCCTTCTCCGTGCAGTACCACCCCGAGGCGGCAGCCGGCCCGCACGACGCGGCGTACCTCTTCGACCGGTTCGTGGACCTCATGACGGAGGTCGAGCAGCGAGCGCAAGCGAGCGTCGTCGAGACTCCGACGGAGGTCGAGCAGCGAGCGCAAGCGAGCGTCGTCGAGACTCCGACGGAGGTCGAGCAGCGAGCGCAAGCGAGCGTCGTCGAGACCCAGGAAGGCAGCAACTGA
- a CDS encoding sulfotransferase, translating to MSTPGPGPDGVVRVAMWSGPRNISTAMMRAWENRRDTVVVDEPLYAAYLHRTGIDHPAREEVVASQPTDLADAVEALRAPLPDGVGVHYAKHMAHHLLPDDDLAWVHDFATVLLVRDPREVVASYVKSREACEPDDIGLLQQGRLLDELTADGSAPPPVIDAADFLRDPESHLRWVCDWLGIDFSERMLAWPAGPRDSDGVWAPHWYDAVWASTGFAPYRPREVDLDAHDAAVAEACRPVYERLHALRVRL from the coding sequence GTGAGCACGCCGGGGCCCGGGCCCGACGGGGTGGTCCGGGTCGCGATGTGGTCGGGCCCGCGCAACATCTCCACGGCGATGATGCGGGCCTGGGAGAACCGGCGCGACACCGTGGTGGTCGACGAGCCGCTCTACGCGGCGTACCTGCACCGCACGGGCATCGACCACCCGGCCCGCGAGGAGGTCGTCGCCTCGCAGCCCACCGACCTCGCTGACGCGGTCGAGGCGCTGCGGGCGCCGCTGCCCGACGGCGTGGGTGTCCACTACGCCAAGCACATGGCCCACCACCTGCTGCCCGACGACGACCTCGCGTGGGTCCACGACTTCGCCACGGTGCTGCTCGTGCGCGACCCGCGCGAGGTGGTCGCGTCGTACGTGAAGTCGCGCGAGGCGTGCGAGCCCGACGACATCGGCCTGCTCCAGCAGGGCCGGCTGCTCGACGAGCTGACCGCCGACGGATCGGCGCCGCCGCCGGTGATCGACGCGGCCGACTTCCTGCGTGACCCGGAGAGCCACCTGCGCTGGGTCTGCGACTGGCTCGGCATCGACTTCTCCGAGCGCATGCTGGCGTGGCCGGCCGGGCCGCGCGACTCCGACGGCGTGTGGGCCCCGCACTGGTACGACGCGGTGTGGGCCTCGACCGGCTTCGCGCCGTACCGCCCCCGCGAGGTGGACCTCGACGCCCACGACGCCGCGGTCGCCGAGGCCTGCCGCCCGGTCTACGAGCGGCTGCACGCCCTCCGCGTCCGACTCTGA
- a CDS encoding HNH endonuclease signature motif containing protein, which translates to MTTSTPPGAQHPDVPGWRESRPDGGAPRGGPLAALGRAATAVDEAAATMWAARSGAELVATVEAVAHLRAKLDGLELAVAAELEVSPAGQQALKDDGWASARDFLTHAAGGRRRSGPATARLARRVQGLPSVAEALADGWLSRTQARIVAEAIERLPQDVSLRDRAVALMLDEATRLCADDLETVGHRLVETLDPTGDTARRERELERTERSAHLNRSLRIGFDGLGGGAGRFNGSKEDLLLVSTVLLSLAAPQPAEPGSCGGDGVCADLQCRTLGHSGRDLRDHGARMFDALVQLARTAQSSGALPQGHGGVPQVVVTMDHDDLRDAVGRATTTAGVDLDPATARRLACDADLVPAVLGGDGSVLDVGRSQRLVTAAIWLALVVRDQHCAFPGCRRPPVMCHAHHVVHWADGGPTSLANLVLLCGTHHRIVHSTPWRVRISTSDARPEFLVPGSTTWVRERGCDPPGERERRPAA; encoded by the coding sequence ATGACGACTTCGACGCCTCCCGGTGCGCAGCACCCCGATGTGCCGGGATGGCGTGAGTCCCGCCCGGACGGGGGCGCGCCGCGAGGTGGGCCGCTGGCCGCGCTGGGGAGGGCCGCGACTGCGGTCGACGAAGCGGCGGCGACGATGTGGGCCGCACGGTCCGGTGCTGAGCTGGTCGCCACGGTCGAGGCAGTGGCCCACCTCCGCGCGAAGCTCGACGGGCTGGAGCTCGCGGTCGCAGCCGAGCTGGAGGTCAGCCCGGCGGGGCAGCAGGCACTGAAGGACGACGGCTGGGCGTCGGCGAGGGACTTCCTGACGCACGCCGCCGGCGGTCGCCGGCGCAGCGGTCCCGCCACGGCACGGCTCGCCCGGCGGGTCCAGGGCCTGCCCAGCGTGGCCGAGGCGCTCGCCGACGGCTGGCTGTCGCGCACCCAGGCGCGCATCGTCGCGGAGGCGATCGAGCGGCTGCCGCAGGACGTCTCGCTGCGCGACCGCGCCGTCGCCCTGATGCTCGACGAGGCCACGCGGCTGTGCGCCGACGACCTCGAGACCGTCGGCCACCGCCTCGTCGAGACCCTCGACCCGACCGGAGACACCGCCCGCCGCGAGCGCGAGCTCGAGCGGACCGAGCGCTCGGCGCACCTCAACCGGTCCCTGCGCATCGGCTTCGACGGGCTGGGCGGAGGAGCGGGCCGCTTCAACGGCTCGAAGGAGGACCTCCTGCTGGTCTCGACCGTGCTGCTGTCGCTCGCCGCGCCGCAGCCGGCCGAGCCGGGCTCGTGCGGCGGTGACGGCGTCTGCGCCGACCTGCAGTGCCGGACGCTCGGCCACTCCGGACGCGACCTGCGCGACCACGGCGCCCGCATGTTCGACGCCCTCGTGCAGCTCGCCCGCACGGCCCAGTCGAGCGGCGCGCTCCCGCAGGGCCACGGAGGCGTCCCGCAGGTCGTGGTGACGATGGACCACGACGACCTCCGTGACGCCGTCGGACGGGCGACCACCACCGCCGGGGTGGACCTCGACCCGGCGACGGCCCGTCGTCTTGCGTGCGACGCCGACCTGGTCCCGGCCGTGCTGGGCGGCGACGGGAGCGTGCTCGACGTGGGGCGCAGCCAGCGACTGGTCACGGCGGCGATCTGGCTGGCCCTGGTCGTGCGCGACCAGCACTGCGCCTTCCCGGGCTGTCGCCGTCCGCCGGTCATGTGCCACGCCCACCACGTCGTGCACTGGGCGGACGGCGGCCCGACGAGCCTGGCCAACCTGGTGCTGCTGTGCGGCACCCACCACCGCATCGTCCACAGCACGCCCTGGCGGGTCCGGATCAGCACCTCCGACGCCCGGCCCGAGTTCCTGGTCCCCGGCAGCACCACGTGGGTGCGCGAGCGCGGGTGCGACCCGCCGGGGGAGCGAGAACGTCGGCCCGCCGCGTGA
- a CDS encoding rhomboid family intramembrane serine protease: MSWQQAPTPTRRRPTAGAAFQVILVFVGALYVVELIDQLSGSWLQDNGGIEPRQAEGLDGVLFAPALHGPWDHLMANTVPLLIFGFLLLLSGVRRWLVVTAAVWLVGGAGVWLTGGTGTLHVGASILVFGWLSYLLLRGIFSRQAGQIGLGVLLLVLYGGVLWGVLPGQPGISWQGHLFGAIGGGLAAWRLGRIDRATGESPGWP, translated from the coding sequence ATGAGCTGGCAGCAGGCACCCACCCCGACGCGGCGACGCCCGACGGCGGGCGCGGCGTTCCAGGTGATCCTGGTCTTCGTCGGCGCGCTCTACGTCGTGGAGCTGATCGACCAGCTGTCCGGGAGCTGGTTGCAGGACAACGGCGGCATCGAGCCACGTCAGGCCGAGGGCCTGGACGGGGTGCTGTTCGCCCCGGCGCTGCACGGGCCCTGGGACCACCTGATGGCCAACACCGTGCCGCTGCTGATCTTCGGCTTCCTGCTGCTGCTCTCCGGCGTGCGCCGCTGGCTGGTCGTGACGGCGGCGGTGTGGCTGGTCGGCGGTGCGGGCGTCTGGCTCACCGGAGGCACCGGGACGCTCCACGTCGGGGCGTCGATCCTGGTCTTCGGCTGGTTGAGCTACCTGTTGCTGCGCGGGATCTTCTCGCGCCAGGCCGGGCAGATCGGTCTCGGGGTCCTGCTGCTGGTGCTGTACGGCGGGGTGCTCTGGGGCGTCCTGCCCGGACAGCCCGGCATCTCGTGGCAGGGACACCTCTTCGGTGCGATCGGCGGCGGCCTGGCCGCGTGGCGGCTGGGCCGCATCGACCGGGCGACAGGGGAGTCCCCCGGCTGGCCGTGA
- the carB gene encoding carbamoyl-phosphate synthase large subunit produces MPKRDDIRSVMVIGSGPIVIGQACEFDYSGTQACRVLREEGIRVVLVNSNPATIMTDPEFADATYVEPITPEFVEKVIAHERPDALLATLGGQTALNTAMALDAAGVLEKYGVELIGASIEAINRGENRESFKKIVEELGGEVARSAVCHTLEECFAASADLGWPMVVRPSFTMGGTGSGMAYDEKDLRRIAGAGLAASPTTEVLLEESIIGWKEYELEVMRDTADNVVIVCSIENLDPMGVHTGDSITVAPAMTLTDREYQHLRDLSIGIIRSVGVDTGGCNIQFAVNPADGRVVVIEMNPRVSRSSALASKATGFPIAKIAAKVAIGYTLDEIPNDVTQETPASFEPTLDYVVVKVPRFAFEKFPGADPTLTTHMKSVGEAMAIGRNFTEALQKALRSLESKSAPFDWSHRFVDLDKNSLLDEIRVPHDGRLRKVMDAIRAGATPEEVHDVTGIDPWFVDQLMLLNEVAQELVDAPEMTAPLLRRAKRHGFSDPQIGRIRNLSEDVVRGVRHALGIRPVYKTVDTCAAEFAARTPYHYSSYDEETEVVPRERPAVLILGSGPNRIGQGIEFDYSCVHAALALSSSPHAPGGAGYETVMVNCNPETVSTDYDTSDRLYFEPLTLEDVLEIYHAEKAAGPIAGVICQLGGQTPLGLAQGLSDAGVPIVGTSPEAINLAEERGAFGHLLAAAGLVAPKHGMATSYVEARGIAAEIGYPVLVRPSYVLGGRGMQIVYGDDALRSYIEAATEISPDRPVLVDRFIDDAVEIDVDALFDGEDLFLGGVMEHIEEAGIHSGDSACALPPITLGAAEILRIREATRAIAEGIGVRGLLNIQYALGSDVLYVLEANPRASRTVPFVSKATSVSLAKAAARVMLGESIASLREAGVLPERDGGQLPGDFPIAVKEAVMPFNRFKTADGTNVDTVLGPEMKSTGEVMGFDSDFGAAFAKSQAAAYGSLPTEGRIFVSMANRDKRTMIFPIKVLADHGFEILATQGTAEVLRRNGIDARVVRKHFEGRGPNGEPTTVDLITDGEIHLIVNTPHGATAGSSARVDGYEIRTAAILAGVPCITTVQGLAAAVQGIEALRRGDIGVRSLQDWARATR; encoded by the coding sequence ATGCCCAAGCGCGACGACATCCGCTCGGTGATGGTGATCGGCTCCGGCCCGATCGTCATCGGCCAGGCGTGCGAGTTCGACTACTCCGGCACCCAGGCCTGCCGCGTGCTGCGCGAGGAGGGCATCCGCGTCGTGCTGGTGAACTCCAACCCGGCCACGATCATGACCGACCCCGAGTTCGCCGACGCGACGTACGTCGAGCCGATCACGCCCGAGTTCGTCGAGAAGGTCATCGCCCACGAGCGCCCCGACGCGCTGCTGGCGACCCTCGGCGGCCAGACCGCCCTCAACACCGCCATGGCGCTCGACGCCGCCGGCGTGCTGGAGAAGTACGGCGTCGAGCTGATCGGCGCCAGCATCGAGGCGATCAACCGCGGAGAGAACCGCGAGTCCTTCAAGAAGATCGTCGAGGAGCTCGGCGGAGAGGTGGCCCGCAGCGCGGTCTGCCACACCCTCGAGGAGTGTTTCGCGGCCTCGGCGGACCTCGGCTGGCCGATGGTGGTGCGTCCCAGCTTCACCATGGGCGGCACCGGCTCCGGCATGGCGTACGACGAGAAGGACCTGCGTCGCATCGCCGGCGCCGGTCTGGCCGCGAGCCCGACCACCGAGGTGCTCCTCGAGGAGTCGATCATCGGCTGGAAGGAGTACGAGCTGGAGGTGATGCGCGACACCGCTGACAACGTCGTCATCGTCTGCTCGATCGAGAACCTCGACCCCATGGGCGTGCACACCGGCGACTCGATCACGGTCGCCCCCGCCATGACGCTCACCGACCGCGAGTACCAGCACCTGCGCGACCTCTCGATCGGCATCATCCGCTCGGTCGGCGTCGACACCGGCGGCTGCAACATCCAGTTCGCCGTCAACCCGGCCGACGGCCGCGTCGTCGTCATCGAGATGAACCCGCGCGTGTCGCGCTCCTCGGCGCTGGCGTCCAAGGCCACCGGCTTCCCGATCGCCAAGATCGCCGCCAAGGTCGCCATCGGCTACACGCTCGACGAGATCCCCAACGACGTCACCCAGGAGACGCCGGCGTCCTTCGAGCCGACCCTGGACTACGTCGTGGTGAAGGTACCGCGCTTCGCCTTCGAGAAGTTCCCCGGCGCCGACCCGACGCTGACCACGCACATGAAGTCGGTCGGCGAGGCGATGGCGATCGGTCGCAACTTCACCGAGGCGCTGCAGAAGGCGCTGCGCAGCCTCGAGAGCAAGTCCGCGCCGTTCGACTGGTCGCACCGTTTCGTGGATCTTGACAAGAATTCGCTGCTGGACGAGATCCGCGTGCCGCACGACGGTCGCCTCCGCAAGGTCATGGACGCCATCCGGGCGGGCGCGACGCCCGAGGAGGTCCACGACGTCACGGGCATCGACCCGTGGTTCGTCGACCAGCTGATGCTGCTCAACGAGGTCGCCCAGGAGCTTGTCGACGCCCCCGAGATGACCGCGCCGCTGCTGCGTCGCGCCAAGCGCCACGGCTTCTCCGACCCGCAGATCGGTCGCATCCGCAACCTCTCCGAGGACGTCGTCCGCGGCGTCCGCCACGCCCTCGGCATCCGGCCGGTCTACAAGACGGTCGACACCTGCGCCGCCGAGTTCGCCGCGCGCACGCCGTACCACTACTCGTCGTACGACGAGGAGACCGAGGTCGTGCCGCGCGAGCGGCCCGCGGTCCTCATCCTCGGCAGCGGGCCCAACCGCATCGGGCAGGGCATCGAGTTCGACTACTCCTGCGTGCACGCCGCGCTGGCGCTGTCGTCCTCACCGCACGCCCCGGGCGGCGCCGGCTACGAGACGGTGATGGTCAACTGCAACCCCGAGACCGTCTCGACCGACTACGACACCAGCGACCGGCTCTACTTCGAGCCGCTCACGCTGGAGGACGTGCTCGAGATCTACCACGCCGAGAAGGCCGCCGGCCCGATCGCGGGCGTCATCTGCCAGCTCGGAGGCCAGACCCCGCTCGGCCTCGCGCAGGGCCTCTCCGACGCAGGCGTCCCGATCGTGGGCACCTCGCCGGAGGCCATCAACCTGGCCGAGGAGCGCGGGGCCTTCGGTCACCTGCTGGCCGCCGCCGGGCTGGTCGCGCCCAAGCACGGCATGGCGACGTCGTACGTCGAGGCGCGCGGGATCGCCGCCGAGATCGGCTACCCGGTGCTGGTGCGGCCCTCCTACGTCCTGGGCGGTCGCGGCATGCAGATCGTGTACGGCGACGACGCTCTCCGCTCCTACATCGAGGCCGCCACCGAGATCAGCCCGGACCGGCCGGTGCTGGTCGACCGCTTCATCGACGACGCGGTCGAGATCGACGTCGACGCGCTGTTCGACGGCGAGGACCTGTTCCTCGGTGGGGTCATGGAGCACATCGAGGAGGCCGGCATCCACTCCGGAGACTCGGCGTGCGCGCTGCCGCCGATCACCCTGGGCGCGGCCGAGATCCTCCGCATCCGGGAGGCGACGCGCGCCATCGCCGAGGGGATCGGGGTGCGCGGGCTGCTCAACATCCAGTACGCGCTGGGCTCCGACGTCCTCTACGTGCTCGAGGCCAACCCGCGCGCCAGCCGCACCGTGCCCTTCGTGTCGAAGGCGACCTCGGTCTCGCTGGCCAAGGCGGCCGCGCGCGTGATGCTCGGCGAGTCCATCGCGTCGCTGCGCGAGGCCGGGGTGCTGCCCGAGCGTGACGGCGGCCAGCTGCCCGGTGACTTCCCGATCGCGGTGAAGGAGGCGGTGATGCCGTTCAACCGGTTCAAGACCGCCGACGGCACCAACGTCGACACCGTGCTCGGCCCGGAGATGAAGTCGACCGGCGAGGTCATGGGCTTCGACTCCGACTTCGGTGCCGCCTTCGCGAAGTCGCAGGCCGCGGCGTACGGCTCGCTGCCCACCGAGGGCCGGATCTTCGTCTCGATGGCCAACCGCGACAAGCGGACCATGATCTTCCCGATCAAGGTGCTGGCCGACCACGGCTTCGAGATCCTCGCCACCCAGGGCACGGCGGAGGTGCTGCGCCGCAACGGCATCGACGCCCGCGTCGTGCGCAAGCACTTCGAGGGTCGCGGTCCGAACGGCGAGCCGACCACCGTCGACCTCATCACCGACGGCGAGATCCACCTGATCGTCAACACCCCGCACGGGGCGACGGCCGGGTCCTCGGCGCGCGTCGACGGCTACGAGATCCGCACGGCGGCGATCCTGGCGGGCGTCCCGTGCATCACCACGGTGCAGGGCCTCGCTGCGGCGGTGCAGGGGATCGAGGCGCTGCGGCGCGGCGACATCGGCGTGCGCTCGTTGCAGGACTGGGCGCGCGCCACCCGCTGA